From Candidatus Polarisedimenticolia bacterium, one genomic window encodes:
- a CDS encoding CRTAC1 family protein: MLAGCGSGERTPGAGSPPALPPGHPFRFVDVGRQSGLTRVLLAGRPTKDHLLESAGAGVAWLDYDRDGLLDVYLPNGWKLSGSAIVEKGRNALYRNLGNGTFEDVTDRAGVGGEAGWYTGVAVADFDQDGFPDILVTAFGANLLYRNRGNGTFENVARRAGIESPGWNTGAAFFDADGDGDLDLYIAAYIDGSLQDVLAARPTLDWKGVDKVAFGPFGLPGAPDHFFRSDGAGRFEEATASAGLEDRILAFGFGVRAGDWDRDGDADLYVANDSDANYLYRNEGRGHFLETALWSGAAFGSEGAAQAGMGIASGDSNGDGSLDLFVTNFAEDYSTLYRGDGAGFFRDVTEEAGVAGPTFEPLSWGTAFADLDSDGDLDLVVANGHIYPQVDRHPELGATFAQRNLLLENVGSGRFRDASGSAGPGFGVTLSSRGLAAGDYDNDGDLDLLISNLDAPPTLLRNETPRRGSWLTVILEVPPGKGTPIGTLVTVEAGGRTLIRDLASSGSYLSVEDPRLHFGLGDSTRVDRLEVRWPDGTQTVMTDLEADRFVTIRKASTAAGH, from the coding sequence GTGCTCGCCGGCTGCGGCTCCGGCGAGCGGACTCCCGGCGCCGGAAGCCCGCCCGCGCTTCCCCCGGGCCATCCTTTCCGCTTCGTGGACGTCGGCCGGCAGTCGGGACTGACGCGCGTCCTTCTGGCGGGACGCCCGACCAAGGATCACCTCCTCGAATCGGCCGGCGCCGGCGTCGCCTGGCTCGACTACGACCGGGATGGTCTTCTCGACGTCTACCTCCCCAACGGCTGGAAGCTCTCCGGCAGCGCCATCGTCGAGAAGGGGCGTAACGCGCTGTACCGGAACCTTGGGAACGGGACGTTCGAGGACGTCACCGACAGGGCGGGGGTGGGAGGCGAAGCAGGCTGGTATACCGGCGTCGCCGTCGCCGATTTCGATCAGGACGGCTTCCCGGACATCCTGGTCACCGCCTTCGGTGCGAATCTCCTCTACCGGAATCGTGGAAACGGCACCTTCGAGAACGTCGCGCGCCGCGCCGGGATCGAATCGCCGGGATGGAACACCGGAGCCGCCTTCTTCGACGCCGACGGCGACGGCGATCTCGACCTCTACATCGCCGCCTACATCGACGGCTCCCTCCAGGACGTCCTCGCGGCCCGCCCCACCCTCGACTGGAAGGGAGTCGACAAAGTGGCCTTCGGTCCCTTCGGACTTCCCGGAGCGCCGGATCATTTCTTTCGCTCGGACGGCGCCGGGCGGTTCGAGGAGGCCACGGCGTCGGCAGGGCTCGAGGATCGCATCCTCGCCTTCGGTTTCGGCGTCCGCGCCGGAGACTGGGATCGCGACGGCGATGCCGATCTCTATGTCGCCAACGACTCCGATGCCAACTACCTCTATCGCAACGAAGGTCGGGGACACTTTTTGGAGACCGCTCTCTGGTCGGGGGCGGCGTTCGGCTCGGAAGGGGCGGCGCAGGCCGGCATGGGGATCGCCTCGGGCGATTCCAACGGCGACGGGTCCCTGGATCTGTTCGTGACGAACTTCGCCGAGGACTACAGCACGCTCTATCGCGGCGATGGCGCCGGCTTCTTCCGCGACGTGACCGAAGAGGCCGGCGTGGCCGGGCCGACCTTCGAGCCGCTGTCCTGGGGGACCGCCTTCGCCGATCTCGACAGCGACGGAGATCTGGACCTGGTCGTGGCCAACGGCCACATCTACCCCCAGGTCGACCGGCATCCGGAGCTCGGCGCCACCTTTGCGCAGCGCAACCTGCTCCTGGAGAACGTGGGGAGCGGGCGCTTCCGGGACGCGAGCGGCTCCGCCGGCCCCGGATTCGGCGTGACCCTCTCGAGCCGCGGCCTCGCGGCGGGCGATTACGACAACGACGGCGATCTGGACCTGCTGATTTCCAATCTCGACGCCCCGCCCACTCTCTTGAGAAACGAAACGCCACGCCGCGGCAGCTGGCTCACGGTGATCCTGGAGGTGCCCCCCGGCAAGGGGACTCCGATCGGGACGCTGGTGACGGTCGAGGCGGGAGGACGCACGCTGATCCGTGACCTGGCGAGCAGCGGCTCGTATCTCTCGGTCGAGGATCCGCGCCTGCACTTCGGGCTGGGAGATTCGACGCGGGTCGATCGGCTGGAGGTACGCTGGCCGGACGGGACGCAGACGGTGATGACCGACCTCGAAGCCGACCGCTTCGTGACGATCCGCAAAGCCTCGACCGCCGCGGGCCATTAG